One Archangium violaceum genomic window, CGATGAAGCGGCCCTTGAGCTCGGGTGGAATGAGCACGTAATCCGGCGCGACGCATGTCTGTCCGGCGTTGACGTACTTGCCCCAGGCGATGCGTCGCGCGGTGACCTCGAGGTCCGCGCTTCTGTCGACGATGCAGGGGCTCTTTCCACCCAGCTCGAGAACGGTGGGCGTGAGGTGCCGGGCGGCGGCTTCGGCCACCACCCGGCCCACCTGGGTTCCACCGGTGAAGAAGATGAGGTCCCAGCGCTCCGCGAGGAGCGCCTGGCTCACCTCCGCGCCCCCTTCGACGACCGAGACGACTTCCGCCGGGAAGGCCTCGCCCAGCATCCGACTGAGCACCCCTGAAGTCGCGGGTGACAGCTCGCTGGGTTTCAACACGGCCGTGCAGCCCGCGGCGAGTGCCCCGATGAGCGGCGCCATCGACAACTGGTAGGGGTAGTTCCAGGGCGAGATGATGAGCGTCACGCCGAGCGGCTCCGCGTATTGGTAGGCCCGCGCCGGCTGGATGATGAGGGGCGCCGACCCCCGCCGAGGCTCCATCCACGCCTTCACGTTCTTGAGCGCGTTCTTGATCTCGCCGTAGATGTTCCCGACCTCGGTGAGGTAGGCCTCCTCCGGACTCTTCGAGAGATCCGCCTCGAGGGCGGCGAGAATCTCCGCCTCGTACTTGCGCGCCACCCGGTCGAGCGCCTGCAACTGCTCCCGCCGCCATTGGAGCGGGAGCGTGGCTCGGGTCTCGAAGTAGGCACGCTGTTTTTCGGCGAGGTTGCTGAGACTCCGAGCCATGGGACTTCTCCTTGCGTGGGAGGGGGCTACTTCAGGAACTCGCCTTTTTCGGCCTTCGCGACGAGCGACGCGGGCGGCAGGAAGTGCTTCCCGTAGCGCTCCGCGAGCTCGCGCGCGCGGGTGACGAAGCCGCGCGGCCCCGTGCCGGTA contains:
- a CDS encoding aldehyde dehydrogenase family protein; this translates as MARSLSNLAEKQRAYFETRATLPLQWRREQLQALDRVARKYEAEILAALEADLSKSPEEAYLTEVGNIYGEIKNALKNVKAWMEPRRGSAPLIIQPARAYQYAEPLGVTLIISPWNYPYQLSMAPLIGALAAGCTAVLKPSELSPATSGVLSRMLGEAFPAEVVSVVEGGAEVSQALLAERWDLIFFTGGTQVGRVVAEAAARHLTPTVLELGGKSPCIVDRSADLEVTARRIAWGKYVNAGQTCVAPDYVLIPPELKGRFIDLVQKAVRSFYGADARTSGDYGRIVSHRHFERISALATDGRIAFGGERDAPSRYFAPTVITDAPVSSPLMQEEIFGPLLPLVDCPSIDDAIRFVRSRPKPLALYSFARDAAVNERVLTETSSGGAVTNDVCVHFAAEGLPFGGVGESGLGGYHGQASFDAFSHKKSVVKRPFALDMKLRYPPYGGKLGLLKRFL